The proteins below come from a single Bacteroidota bacterium genomic window:
- a CDS encoding isoprenyl transferase, whose protein sequence is MIPNYLNKINLEKLPNHIAIIMDGNGRWAKENNKNRIFGHQAGVKTVRQIIEASVELKLKYLTLYTFSKENWKRPQREVSALMNLLVVTIRKELEELNKNNASIHVIGDLDKIPKKTLEEVQNAIELTKNNTGLKVVIALSYSSRWDIMNAVTKIKNDSSVNENQPITEDLFKSYLSTADFPDPELLIRTSGEYRISNFLLWELAYSEFYFTSKKWPEFSKEDYYQAIVDYQNRERRFGKVSEQLLSHDES, encoded by the coding sequence ATGATCCCAAATTATTTAAATAAAATCAATTTAGAAAAGCTTCCAAATCATATTGCTATCATTATGGATGGCAATGGAAGATGGGCTAAAGAAAATAATAAAAATCGGATTTTTGGTCATCAAGCAGGCGTAAAAACTGTTCGTCAAATTATTGAAGCAAGTGTAGAACTGAAACTGAAATATTTAACTCTTTATACCTTCTCCAAAGAGAACTGGAAAAGACCTCAGAGAGAAGTGAGTGCTTTAATGAATTTGTTGGTGGTTACCATTCGAAAAGAATTAGAAGAATTGAACAAAAACAATGCATCAATTCATGTTATTGGCGATCTGGACAAAATTCCCAAAAAAACATTGGAAGAAGTTCAAAATGCGATTGAATTAACCAAGAATAATACTGGCTTGAAAGTTGTAATAGCATTAAGCTATAGCTCCAGATGGGATATAATGAATGCGGTAACAAAAATAAAAAATGACTCTTCTGTGAATGAGAATCAACCTATTACTGAGGATTTATTTAAAAGTTACCTTTCTACTGCTGATTTTCCTGATCCAGAGCTTTTAATACGGACTAGTGGAGAATATAGAATCAGCAATTTTTTACTCTGGGAATTAGCTTACTCAGAGTTTTATTTCACCTCAAAAAAGTGGCCTGAGTTTTCAAAGGAAGACTATTACCAAGCTATTGTTGACTACCAAAATCGAGAAAGAAGGTTTGGTAAAGTAAGTGAACAATTATTATCTCATGATGAAAGTTAA
- a CDS encoding outer membrane beta-barrel protein: MRKLLLLILLSIPFISNAQYWEVGVFGGVSSYSGDLVQSGIDIKELHPATGAIVRYNVNQWFSVKVNGFYGTISGDDANSSSLQQKTRNLSFKSSLLDVGVQTEINLLGYSSPHPRYNSSPYLLFGVSVFRFNPKAEYRGEWFNLQPLGTEGQGTTKYNDREKYALTQLCIPMGFGWKYAINRYWNIGYELGVRVTFTDYLDDVSKTYVEPEILSATHGLVEINGENIAIADVLANRTEEFLGTRLDFSSAEDRGDPTNNDFYIFTGFTISYSILPNACYRF; this comes from the coding sequence GTGCGAAAACTCCTACTGTTAATCCTACTAAGTATTCCTTTTATTTCCAATGCCCAATATTGGGAGGTAGGCGTATTTGGTGGCGTCAGTAGTTATTCTGGTGATCTTGTACAATCTGGAATTGACATCAAGGAGCTCCATCCTGCAACAGGAGCCATTGTTAGGTATAATGTAAATCAATGGTTTTCTGTAAAGGTAAATGGGTTCTATGGAACTATTTCTGGAGATGATGCAAATTCTTCTAGCCTTCAGCAAAAAACGAGGAACCTAAGTTTTAAATCATCTTTGCTAGATGTAGGAGTTCAGACTGAAATCAATTTATTAGGCTATAGCTCTCCGCATCCCAGGTATAATAGTTCACCCTATTTGCTTTTTGGAGTATCTGTTTTTCGATTTAATCCAAAAGCAGAATATCGGGGTGAGTGGTTTAACCTTCAACCATTGGGTACTGAAGGACAAGGAACAACCAAATATAACGATAGAGAAAAATATGCATTGACCCAATTGTGTATCCCAATGGGATTCGGATGGAAATATGCTATTAATCGTTATTGGAATATTGGTTATGAACTTGGGGTCAGAGTTACATTTACAGATTATCTGGACGATGTAAGTAAAACCTATGTAGAACCAGAAATATTAAGTGCTACTCATGGATTGGTTGAAATTAATGGCGAGAATATAGCAATTGCTGATGTTCTCGCTAATCGTACTGAAGAATTTCTTGGTACAAGATTGGATTTCAGTTCGGCTGAAGACAGAGGTGATCCAACTAATAATGATTTTTACATTTTTACTGGATTTACTATTTCTTATTCTATACTACCGAACGCTTGCTATAGATTTTAA
- a CDS encoding NAD kinase → MKVALYSKGILENNIQVYMDIINCLTTNNIELVLHEDLQVALTNNFKAKDDRIVYKNYSELIRHKVDFMISIGGDGTFLNTLLFVKDSNIPVLGFNIGRLGFLANNSIDEIDSVIQALINNKFIIESRSVIELETSAPLFKEDRYALNDFTIHKRDNSSLTAITTYLNGEFFNKYWGDGLIVATPTGSTAYSMSCGGPIVYPEASNFVITPVAPHNLNVRPVIVPDNVELSFEINSREGGFLISLDSRYKIVDETYKLKLKKAPFNIQLVRLNDMKFSDIIREKLNWGIDSRNV, encoded by the coding sequence ATGAAAGTAGCACTTTATTCAAAAGGGATTTTAGAAAATAATATTCAAGTTTATATGGATATTATTAACTGCCTGACAACAAACAATATAGAGTTGGTTTTGCATGAAGATTTACAAGTAGCATTAACTAATAATTTTAAGGCTAAGGATGATCGTATTGTTTATAAAAACTATTCAGAACTAATTCGACATAAAGTAGATTTTATGATCAGTATTGGAGGAGATGGTACTTTTCTGAATACATTACTTTTTGTTAAAGATTCTAATATTCCAGTTCTTGGATTCAATATTGGGCGATTAGGATTCCTTGCGAATAATTCTATTGATGAAATAGACAGTGTTATCCAAGCTTTAATTAATAATAAATTTATTATTGAAAGCAGATCTGTTATTGAATTAGAAACGTCAGCTCCTTTATTTAAGGAAGATCGCTATGCCTTAAATGATTTTACAATTCATAAAAGGGACAATTCATCTTTAACAGCTATTACTACGTATTTAAACGGAGAGTTTTTTAATAAATATTGGGGCGATGGTCTGATCGTGGCAACTCCAACCGGATCAACTGCTTATTCAATGAGTTGTGGTGGCCCTATTGTATACCCAGAAGCAAGTAATTTTGTCATTACACCTGTGGCTCCACATAACTTAAACGTTAGGCCTGTCATCGTTCCAGACAATGTTGAGCTTTCATTTGAAATAAATAGCAGAGAAGGCGGTTTTTTAATTTCATTGGATTCAAGATATAAAATAGTCGATGAAACATATAAATTAAAATTGAAGAAAGCCCCCTTTAATATTCAATTAGTAAGGCTTAATGATATGAAATTCAGTGATATAATAAGAGAAAAACTTAATTGGGGAATTGATAGTAGAAATGTTTGA
- a CDS encoding glycerol acyltransferase, translated as MSRISRYKKFIDIEDVIKSKSEFLLKITPKIIIRWIRRVLHEEDLNSAIKNNIDKHGHDFAQAICDEFGAKLFIKGELPKALNERFIMVSNHPLGGLDGLALIATIGKIRKDLKFIVNDLLLFVENLKNVFLPVNKIGSSPKEALRIINNAYQSNELLLTFPFGLVSRRKKGIIQDLEWKKSFITKAKQTSRHIIPIHINGRNSNFFYNLSNLRRFLKIKINIEMFFLVNEMYKQKDQNITITFGKPIPISTFDNTYSETEWAEKLRKFVYDLAIDPGKSFQA; from the coding sequence ATGAGTAGAATTAGCAGGTATAAGAAATTTATAGATATTGAAGACGTTATTAAGTCGAAAAGCGAATTTTTACTGAAAATTACGCCTAAAATTATTATTCGTTGGATTAGAAGAGTTTTGCATGAAGAAGATTTAAATTCTGCTATTAAAAATAATATTGACAAACATGGGCACGACTTTGCACAAGCCATATGTGATGAATTTGGAGCAAAACTATTTATTAAAGGAGAATTACCAAAAGCCTTAAATGAAAGATTCATTATGGTTTCCAATCATCCCCTTGGAGGATTGGACGGCTTGGCGCTAATTGCCACTATTGGAAAAATCCGAAAAGATTTAAAATTTATAGTGAATGACCTTTTATTATTTGTTGAGAATCTTAAAAACGTATTTCTACCTGTTAATAAAATTGGATCAAGTCCCAAAGAAGCATTAAGGATCATTAATAATGCTTATCAATCAAATGAATTGTTGTTAACTTTCCCATTTGGATTGGTATCCAGACGAAAAAAAGGCATTATTCAAGATCTCGAATGGAAAAAAAGTTTTATTACCAAAGCAAAGCAAACCAGCAGACATATTATACCTATCCATATAAACGGACGGAATTCTAATTTTTTCTATAATTTATCAAACCTTAGAAGATTTCTAAAAATTAAAATAAATATAGAAATGTTTTTTTTGGTCAATGAAATGTATAAACAAAAAGATCAGAATATTACCATCACCTTTGGTAAACCTATTCCTATATCAACATTTGATAATACATATAGTGAGACTGAATGGGCTGAGAAATTACGTAAGTTTGTGTATGATTTAGCAATCGATCCTGGCAAATCCTTTCAAGCTTAA
- a CDS encoding GNAT family N-acetyltransferase, with product MKEIIQPIEKSLLKKELNEDRFLRNTNNGNNEIYIITHHDSPNTLQEIGRLREISFRDAGGGTGKSIDLDDYDTAQTPYKQLIVWDPEDEEIVGGYRFIHCKDVALDSNGQPLLATSGLFNFSETFIKDYIPYTVELGRSFVQPLYQLTYNFRKGMYSLDNLWDGLGAIVVNDPQIKYYFGKITMYPRFNICARDMILFFLSKYFEDKSKLVIPINPITFQTEIKKLEHTFYGETFQDDYKILVQEVRRLKENIPPLVNAYMNLSATMHYFGTAINNSFGDVEESGIIIAIDDIYDIKKDRHLSTYKKEDKPASKV from the coding sequence ATGAAAGAAATTATTCAACCTATAGAAAAGAGTCTTCTAAAAAAAGAATTGAACGAAGACAGGTTTCTCAGAAATACAAATAATGGGAACAATGAGATTTATATTATCACACATCATGACTCCCCAAATACATTACAGGAAATTGGACGACTAAGGGAAATAAGTTTTCGAGATGCGGGCGGGGGAACAGGTAAAAGCATCGATTTAGATGATTATGATACTGCTCAAACACCTTACAAGCAGCTTATTGTCTGGGATCCTGAGGATGAAGAAATTGTAGGTGGTTATCGATTTATTCATTGTAAAGATGTAGCACTTGATTCAAATGGGCAACCCCTGTTAGCTACTTCAGGATTATTTAATTTCAGTGAAACATTTATTAAAGACTATATCCCTTACACTGTTGAGCTCGGGCGTTCTTTCGTGCAGCCTTTGTATCAACTCACTTACAATTTTAGAAAAGGGATGTATTCTCTTGATAATTTGTGGGATGGCTTAGGTGCTATTGTTGTTAATGATCCACAAATTAAATACTACTTTGGTAAAATTACCATGTATCCTCGTTTTAATATTTGTGCACGAGATATGATTCTTTTTTTCTTGTCAAAATATTTTGAAGATAAAAGCAAACTAGTAATACCGATTAATCCAATAACCTTTCAAACTGAGATTAAAAAATTAGAACATACATTTTATGGGGAGACTTTTCAGGATGATTATAAAATATTGGTTCAGGAAGTAAGACGATTGAAGGAAAACATTCCTCCACTCGTTAATGCATACATGAATCTTTCTGCGACCATGCATTATTTTGGAACTGCCATCAATAACTCATTTGGTGATGTTGAAGAATCGGGAATTATAATTGCAATTGACGATATTTATGATATTAAAAAAGATCGTCACCTTTCAACATATAAAAAAGAAGATAAACCTGCTAGCAAAGTTTAA
- a CDS encoding CvpA family protein: MNTLDIIFLIPLLYFLITGFRKGLIIEVLSVLAFIIAIIGAMQLSNKLLINSGMELNSKWLPYIAYIVVFLGIFLAIITLAKLLQRIIKTAQLNIFNRLAGALFGFVKVVLLFSLLLWITDQVDVIPAKMKNESISYRYLEPVSPQIISFFTGYKEDAKGSIEQVEDFFENIANSL, encoded by the coding sequence ATGAACACACTAGATATAATTTTCTTGATTCCTTTGCTTTATTTCTTGATAACAGGATTTCGAAAAGGTCTTATTATTGAAGTTTTATCGGTTTTGGCTTTTATTATTGCAATAATTGGAGCTATGCAACTTTCGAATAAGTTGCTAATCAATTCTGGTATGGAATTAAATTCAAAATGGCTCCCTTATATTGCTTATATCGTAGTTTTTCTGGGCATTTTTCTCGCCATAATTACACTAGCTAAGCTTCTCCAGCGAATAATAAAAACTGCACAGTTGAATATCTTTAATCGACTTGCTGGTGCTTTATTTGGGTTCGTTAAAGTTGTTTTATTATTTAGTTTGTTATTATGGATTACGGATCAGGTGGATGTGATTCCAGCGAAAATGAAAAATGAATCCATTAGTTATCGCTATTTGGAGCCGGTCTCACCTCAAATAATCTCTTTCTTTACTGGATATAAAGAGGATGCAAAAGGAAGCATAGAACAGGTTGAAGATTTCTTTGAAAATATAGCTAATTCGCTTTAA
- a CDS encoding GatB/YqeY domain-containing protein, protein MTLSDTINTDLKEAMKAKDQAGLRAIRAIKSAILLLKTQGTGDEISEKDEIQLLQRLVKQRKESIEVYKKQNREDLVQEESDELEVITKYLPKQISLKEIEDIVKVIISETGASSMADLKKVMPLAMGKLAGRADGKTISEVVKKLLSA, encoded by the coding sequence ATGACATTAAGTGATACTATTAATACTGATCTTAAAGAGGCAATGAAAGCTAAAGATCAAGCAGGATTGCGTGCTATTAGAGCAATTAAATCTGCTATATTGTTGTTAAAAACTCAGGGAACTGGAGATGAGATATCAGAAAAAGATGAAATTCAATTGTTGCAGCGTTTGGTAAAACAAAGGAAGGAATCAATTGAGGTATATAAAAAACAAAATAGAGAAGATTTAGTGCAGGAAGAATCGGACGAGCTGGAAGTGATAACAAAATATTTACCGAAACAAATTTCGCTAAAAGAAATCGAAGATATTGTTAAAGTAATAATTTCTGAAACGGGAGCTTCAAGCATGGCTGACCTAAAGAAAGTTATGCCCTTGGCAATGGGAAAACTTGCTGGTAGGGCCGATGGTAAAACAATTTCAGAAGTCGTAAAAAAGTTGCTCTCAGCATGA